Proteins co-encoded in one Halorussus lipolyticus genomic window:
- a CDS encoding ABC transporter permease, with amino-acid sequence MSYADRIPAAGLSLPIGALAVGLLAWWAVVALAGIPAYLLPTPVAVAERLADRPGLYLRNGAITLRRILVGGAMGVVGGFGVAAIVAHSTLLRRALSPYLVTARVLPKIAVAPLLLVYLGTGARTASVFVALVAFFPTFVSSASGLAETPDEYLDLLRSVEAGPVRTVLFVRIPAALPSVFAGLKQSAALAVVGAVVAEWILTDAGLGYLVLIGAENVQTDMVLAAVAVLFAEGMAVYGAVVAVENRVSWRLD; translated from the coding sequence ATGAGTTACGCCGACCGCATCCCGGCCGCCGGTCTCTCGCTTCCGATTGGGGCGCTCGCGGTGGGCCTGCTGGCGTGGTGGGCGGTCGTCGCGCTGGCGGGGATTCCGGCCTACCTGCTTCCGACGCCGGTGGCCGTCGCCGAGCGACTCGCCGACCGGCCGGGCCTCTACCTCCGGAACGGGGCGATTACGCTCCGGCGGATTCTGGTCGGCGGGGCGATGGGCGTCGTCGGCGGGTTCGGCGTGGCCGCGATTGTGGCCCACTCGACGCTCCTCCGGCGGGCGCTCTCGCCGTATCTGGTGACCGCGCGGGTCCTCCCGAAAATCGCCGTCGCGCCGCTCCTGCTGGTCTATCTCGGAACCGGGGCGAGGACCGCCTCAGTGTTCGTCGCGCTGGTCGCGTTCTTCCCGACGTTCGTGAGTTCCGCCTCGGGGTTGGCCGAGACCCCCGACGAGTACCTCGATTTGCTCCGGTCGGTCGAGGCCGGTCCAGTCCGGACCGTCCTGTTCGTCCGGATTCCGGCCGCGCTCCCCTCGGTGTTCGCCGGTCTCAAGCAGTCGGCGGCCCTCGCGGTGGTCGGCGCGGTAGTCGCCGAGTGGATTCTGACCGACGCCGGACTTGGGTATCTGGTCCTCATCGGCGCGGAGAACGTCCAGACCGACATGGTGCTGGCCGCTGTCGCGGTGCTGTTCGCCGAGGGGATGGCGGTCTACGGCGCGGTGGTCGCAGTCGAAAATCGGGTTTCGTGGCGACTCGACTAA
- a CDS encoding pyridoxamine 5'-phosphate oxidase family protein: MEGLRWVQLSEQELDDFLGDGGTGTLSFSTEIEEPPFSLPVSYGYDGDGHLYFRLAFPDGSRKAGLLDNPVTFVTHARTDGRWRSVVATGGLEDVSDMDYDSAAVQGMWAVDIPEVDVFDRPPEEVEFRQFRLNPETLTGRKEVESDS, translated from the coding sequence ATGGAAGGGCTTCGGTGGGTGCAACTGAGCGAACAGGAACTGGACGATTTTCTCGGAGACGGCGGCACGGGGACCCTCTCGTTCTCGACCGAAATCGAGGAGCCACCCTTCTCCCTGCCCGTCTCCTACGGCTACGACGGCGACGGGCACCTCTACTTCCGTCTCGCCTTCCCGGACGGGAGCAGGAAGGCGGGCCTCCTCGACAACCCGGTCACGTTCGTCACCCACGCCCGAACCGATGGGCGATGGCGGAGCGTCGTCGCTACCGGCGGACTCGAAGACGTGTCCGACATGGACTACGATTCGGCCGCGGTGCAGGGGATGTGGGCGGTGGACATCCCGGAGGTGGACGTGTTCGACCGGCCGCCCGAAGAAGTCGAGTTCCGGCAGTTCCGCCTCAATCCCGAGACGCTGACGGGGCGGAAGGAAGTCGAGTCGGACTCGTAG
- a CDS encoding ABC transporter permease, whose protein sequence is MAKPGSPASGAGRSDASGPNTTPARASGSRSLTESASAFVGRAVPPVGVAVVLVVGWWATARTAEVPSVVFPSPGDVAGALAENWPELVEAAGVTALTAGSGLVAGALVGGVLAVAMSASETTRAVVRPYVVALRVVPVVAVAPLLFRWFGDGVPARALLAGTLAVFPVTIATYQGLSATPEEFVALARSVGASELSQYLWVRLPSAAPQAFAGLQIAAAVSVVGAVVAEFLTLKAGIGYRVFRASTRLQTARMVAALGVLAVLGVGFYLVPALVERRADWG, encoded by the coding sequence ATGGCCAAACCGGGGTCGCCGGCGTCCGGCGCGGGCCGGTCGGATGCGAGCGGACCGAACACCACTCCGGCGCGAGCGTCCGGTTCGCGGTCCCTCACCGAGTCCGCATCCGCGTTCGTCGGGCGGGCTGTCCCGCCGGTTGGTGTGGCAGTAGTCCTCGTCGTCGGGTGGTGGGCGACTGCCCGGACCGCCGAAGTCCCGAGCGTGGTCTTCCCGAGTCCGGGCGACGTGGCCGGGGCGCTCGCCGAGAATTGGCCCGAACTGGTCGAGGCCGCCGGCGTCACGGCGCTGACCGCCGGGAGTGGACTGGTGGCGGGGGCGCTGGTCGGTGGCGTCCTCGCTGTGGCGATGTCGGCGTCCGAGACGACCCGCGCGGTGGTCCGACCCTACGTGGTCGCCCTCCGGGTGGTCCCCGTCGTCGCAGTCGCGCCGCTCCTCTTTCGGTGGTTCGGCGACGGGGTGCCGGCGCGGGCCTTGCTCGCCGGCACGCTGGCCGTCTTCCCGGTGACGATAGCGACGTATCAGGGGTTGTCCGCGACTCCCGAGGAGTTCGTGGCGCTGGCGCGGTCGGTCGGGGCCTCGGAACTCAGCCAGTACCTCTGGGTTCGCCTCCCGTCTGCCGCACCGCAGGCGTTCGCCGGTCTGCAAATCGCGGCCGCCGTGAGCGTCGTCGGCGCGGTGGTCGCCGAGTTCCTGACGCTGAAGGCGGGTATCGGCTATCGGGTGTTTCGGGCCTCGACGCGACTGCAGACCGCCCGGATGGTCGCCGCGCTCGGCGTGCTGGCGGTGTTGGGGGTCGGGTTCTATCTGGTGCCCGCGCTGGTCGAGCGTCGGGCCGACTGGGGGTAG
- a CDS encoding ABC transporter substrate-binding protein — MTLIVVFPDGITMGETRRQFLRATGATALASQLGITATAQSDGVRLLLNWKPNGLHVPYYAAKARGYYDQQGVTLAEIQSGQGSDFAAKQVGLGNTEFAITGASQILNINTRGLNPQSVGVVMQKSPVVVFTTRDAFGSEMERIDQLAGKTVGTGPGMVRILTKLLLEEQGVLSEVELVDTGFDTVQQLLGGKIDAAGGVFADAVVARQSAETVYSIPVAETIPSYGHVVGTNPEFAEANPNVVRGFLNATARGAAWATDNPDEATDMLVAANPALEETAETQRAKWVEMASDYVLSESVRQHGWGWSDAQPWETMYRALLDADLLGGETDPASVWTNDHLDTDYQFVGEYAEQVTPSESTATTTGTDAETTTEDRSN, encoded by the coding sequence ATGACACTGATAGTCGTGTTCCCCGACGGGATAACGATGGGGGAGACACGACGGCAGTTCCTTCGAGCGACGGGAGCCACAGCACTCGCAAGTCAACTCGGCATCACTGCGACCGCCCAATCCGACGGGGTACGCCTCCTGCTGAATTGGAAGCCTAACGGACTTCACGTGCCCTACTACGCCGCCAAAGCGCGGGGCTACTACGACCAGCAGGGCGTGACCCTCGCCGAGATTCAGTCCGGGCAGGGGTCGGACTTCGCGGCCAAGCAGGTCGGCCTCGGCAACACCGAGTTCGCCATCACCGGCGCGAGCCAGATACTCAACATCAACACCCGCGGACTGAATCCCCAATCGGTCGGCGTCGTGATGCAGAAAAGCCCGGTGGTGGTGTTCACGACCCGAGACGCCTTCGGCAGTGAGATGGAGCGCATCGACCAACTCGCGGGCAAGACGGTCGGCACCGGTCCCGGCATGGTCCGGATTCTCACCAAACTCCTGCTGGAGGAGCAAGGCGTACTCTCAGAGGTCGAACTCGTGGATACGGGCTTCGACACGGTGCAACAGCTCTTAGGGGGCAAAATCGACGCCGCCGGAGGAGTGTTCGCCGACGCGGTGGTGGCGCGCCAGTCCGCGGAGACAGTCTACTCGATTCCGGTGGCCGAGACCATCCCCTCCTACGGCCACGTCGTCGGCACGAATCCGGAGTTCGCCGAGGCCAACCCCAATGTCGTCCGGGGGTTCCTGAACGCCACCGCCCGCGGAGCGGCGTGGGCCACCGACAACCCCGACGAGGCCACCGACATGCTGGTCGCGGCCAACCCCGCGCTCGAAGAAACTGCCGAGACCCAGCGCGCGAAGTGGGTCGAGATGGCCAGCGACTACGTTCTCTCCGAATCGGTCCGCCAGCACGGGTGGGGATGGAGCGACGCCCAACCGTGGGAGACGATGTATCGGGCGCTTCTGGACGCCGACCTCCTCGGCGGTGAGACCGACCCCGCGTCGGTCTGGACCAACGACCACCTCGATACGGACTACCAGTTCGTCGGCGAGTACGCCGAACAGGTCACGCCGTCCGAATCGACCGCCACGACCACCGGAACCGACGCGGAGACGACGACCGAGGACAGGAGCAACTGA
- a CDS encoding mechanosensitive ion channel family protein gives MLPLQQFDWPTTIEEFVAQFGDLLWAVVSFVVAFVVVYLLVRYVLVKLVRGSLSARGFDRTVVQLAANTARALALFVAIAVAFTVAGFGSFLAAFATLGGALALALGFAAQDLISNFVAGIFILKDKPFEVGDWIEWNGQSGVVREIDLRVSKLETFNNEVVTVPNSELANNAVTNPMANDKLRLQFVFGIGYDDDIDEAADIILEDARSLPDVLDDPEPSVRTTELADSYVGLESRIWIANPERGKFKSVLSEHVKGVKERFDAEGIDMPYPYRQLTGGISIEEMGELDQADVTGD, from the coding sequence ATGCTACCGCTCCAACAGTTCGACTGGCCGACCACCATCGAGGAGTTCGTCGCGCAGTTCGGGGACCTCCTCTGGGCGGTCGTCTCGTTCGTGGTCGCCTTCGTGGTGGTCTACCTTCTGGTGCGATACGTGCTGGTGAAACTCGTCCGCGGGTCGCTGTCGGCCCGCGGGTTCGACCGAACCGTCGTCCAACTCGCGGCCAACACCGCCAGAGCGCTCGCCTTGTTCGTCGCCATCGCAGTCGCGTTCACGGTCGCCGGGTTCGGAAGCTTTCTCGCGGCCTTCGCCACGCTCGGCGGTGCCCTCGCGTTAGCACTCGGGTTCGCCGCCCAAGACCTCATCTCAAACTTCGTCGCGGGGATATTCATTCTCAAGGACAAGCCCTTCGAGGTCGGCGACTGGATAGAATGGAACGGCCAGTCGGGCGTGGTCCGGGAAATCGACCTCCGGGTCTCGAAACTCGAAACGTTCAACAACGAGGTGGTCACGGTTCCCAACTCCGAACTCGCCAACAACGCGGTCACGAACCCGATGGCCAACGACAAACTCCGCCTCCAGTTCGTCTTCGGTATCGGGTACGACGACGACATCGACGAGGCCGCCGACATCATCCTCGAAGACGCTCGCTCGCTCCCGGACGTGCTGGACGACCCCGAACCCTCGGTCCGGACCACGGAACTCGCCGACTCCTACGTCGGCCTCGAATCCAGAATCTGGATAGCCAACCCCGAACGGGGCAAGTTCAAGTCGGTCCTCTCCGAACACGTCAAGGGCGTCAAGGAGCGATTCGACGCCGAAGGCATCGACATGCCCTACCCCTACCGGCAACTCACCGGCGGCATCTCCATCGAGGAGATGGGCGAACTCGACCAAGCGGACGTGACCGGCGATTAG